The window ttaatttttataattaataattttttttgaaaatgagttttatgGTTAATAGAAATTAACTAttatttgttaaaatattatttatcataaCAAACTGATATATTATAGTAGATAAGGATATGATTTGATAAGTGATGTGATGATGTagttatataatatttttcattttttacgtgattataaaaataacaattaatattttaattaatgataattaattaattattaattataattatttatatgatttaaaataaaaatacaaacacttaattaaatgtaacataaaaataaaatatttatttaaatttttaaaaataatttttgaattttttcgAACGTAATGTCAAAATATTACTAACATTTTCGAGTGAAAAGAAATGATAAACACCCGGAAAATATAGCATTACTAAAAGGCAGAAAATTCTCTAATACAGGAAACATCTGTTTTTGCTAATTCATCTTGCATCTctgatttttcttaataaaatgTTGCAAAGCTTAATTAAGAGCTGGTATTACTGTTATATGCCGAGGAAGTAATCTGGATTTGAGCTCAGTGACGGGGGCATCCATGGGAGTTACTTGATAAAATTGTATAACACAAACATCTGACAGGGAAGAGATTTAACCCTTTCCATACGTGGTTTCTCACTGTTTGCTTATAAATTAAGAGGGCGGTGGATTTTTCCTTATCTCAGGCGCTACTGCTTTGCTTGTAGAGGGGCATGCATCAGCCCATACATGCTTATCAACATAAGCTACACACATCGTTCCTGGTTTGCTTTCTGCCTTAATTTGCTCTTGAACTAAGCTATGCTATGCTATGATTCCCTCCTACAAAGCAAAGCAAAAAGGGAGGCCGGTTGCTTAAAGTAAGCAAccagtttattcattttattccACTCGATCAGGACTGTGCATCTCTTCCCCCTCTAGTCATTTGGCCCTCATAAATTTTTGGGTTTCTCCTACTGAAATAGTTCCTATAAACTTCAGGCAGACAAAGCTTGTTGGAATTAAGGGAATATGGACAGAATCAAACCAATGATGATCCTGTGAAGTGGGAAGGGTTGGGTGAAAATGGGGTAATGGTGGGTCTCAAAGGCCTAAATCCAGTTAAAAGCAAAAACAGGGAGCCAATTTCATTTGTGCAAGTTCCACTAACATCAAATACTTTCAGACCAAACACCTATAAATTATGACGGTTCACCAGAAAGGTGTCTATGGAGAAGGATACGACAAGCCAACGTTCCAAATCTACTGCATCAcattatcaatttcatttttcgaATCTTTACAGAACAAACAATACACCATTATTTCGATACAGATTTTTAACAAGAATAAGATTTCAGAAAggaatcaaaagaaaaatgagcaTAACATACAGCTCACAAAAATTTGCATTATGTATTCAGAACGCAGCTATGCTTCATCCAGATCATCTTCATCGTGTAAGGATGGAATGAGGCTCCCTTGCAAGGCTGGCAACCAAAGCAGCTTGATATTGGTTTGGTGGCTGTACTCTTGTGTTAACTTTTTTTGGATAGTAATATACAGATACCAGGCAGTTCCTCTAGCAAGCATGTCCTAGAACTGCAACTCCTGAATCCTGCTATTGCAGCAATTGTATACGACTTTGCTCCCTTAGCTgctcatagaaccttttgatGAACTCCTCAGCCTCGTCATCTACTTGTCTGTTTCGGCCATCAGTTTCATCTTCTGATGAATAATTGGACACCCTCACAGAAAATGGTGACAGAAGCGGGCTGCGCTTCTCTCCAGGGGCAAACTCAGAAGCATCAAATCGGAAGTTGAACGTGTACTCAGGTGTCTTGGGCACCAAGACAACAGCTTTAGGTTCCTGTTCAAGGTGTTGTTGATCGTCGTCGtcgtcttcttcttctatgACTTCGGGGGGATTGATGCAGGGGAAGTAGTTATGGTGCTTACGTTTTGGGACGTGGAAAAAAACAGGATTGGGACTGTTGCTGCAGGAGAATTCGTATTCCTGTAAGCCGAAGCTACCACGTGTGACGCGTTTGGAGTGGTGGTGATGGGAAACGAGGTTGCTGAGGGATTTTCTAAGCAGCTTGCCTctcttcatcatcaaattcatgTCCATCATCAACTTCCTCTTGGATATTAATCCCTTCCTTATCATAAAGAATGTGATCCTCAACACATTCCATAGCCTCTTGGCTATAACTGGTGCACGTGCGTGCACCTCCATGGCACAAAAAACAAACAATCTAGGATATAACTTTGAGCTTACAGGCTCTAACAAACAACAAACtgaattatgaattataacAACAAAACATAGTtctgaagaaataaaaagagagataaTAGTTTCAGGTAGCTAGACAGAATGCTAGATAGACTTGATTAGAAGATGGGTTTTCTGGTTTCTGCGAGGTTTGCTAGACCTCACAGAAGAAACGAAAACCCTTTTGAGAGAAAATTGAAGTGGGAGGGCTGggaatttatatataaacgTAAAGGGTGAGAGGGGTAACAGCAAAAAGATTTATctaaagaaagagaagtgTTGATGTtttttcaaggaaaaaaaatgttaattaaaGAAGCAATGATGGAGAAAGGGAGTGAAAGAGGGACCTCAAGCTCTAGAACCAGAAGATATTAAAAATGGACCCAACAACCGCTCCCCCGCGCTGCCTTTTGTTTTAAGACAgaaatcaaaggaaaaaagaaaaaaaaaagaagccaaCAATGATCATGGTAAGTGAAGAGAAATTTATTAGTTGAGGTGTTGAGTTCATTACAGCTAACACAGTgtctttgaaattgaataaagGGAGCAGTGGGGCTACTGCTTGCTTTTTCAACGGCACACAATCAATGATCTCGCTAGCTAAGTTTGGCCAAAGCTAAACCAAGGCAACAGGGCAGGAGCCTCTCCATCTTTCTCCAAATAATCAAAGATCCATTCATGTTCAACACCTGAATTTGCTGATAAATTTACCACTTAAACTACTGATATTACTAGCACTTGTATCCTCTTCAGTTTTGATGTTAAATGCCTTGACTCAAGGTTTCAAGTAAGATGAAGGTAAAACAGACATTTGATCCACATTCCCCTTCCTATCCGTGTTGGCCTGCTGCTATCTTATCCTCCAACAATTTGtggaaaatgggtttttttttttcttacttctttatTAGTATTTGATCTCCATGGGTTCTTCCATGAATTACTTGCGGTTCATGATTGGCCACTTAAGACGAAGATGGAATCAGAAAAAGGAAACGAAAGAAGTTGGTGGCCGCAGTTTGGATGAGGCCCTCATTGATTTTAAGCccgtttttcattttaattcaGATTAAGGCATTATGCTGCCACCCTGCCACTAAGCAGATTATGTCTCCGGGGAAATGAAGATAAGGGGCGATGGAACAAAGACTGTTGGAGTTTCCTGCCACGGAAAGAAGCTCTTTACCGATGAAGAAGGTGCACATATGACCCCAACTGGTTTTGCCAATTCCTCCTAACCAACttgctatgttttaatttcatgaattttgCGAGAAAAAGACAGAAATATTGAATGTAGAAATGAACTATATATAGATCAAGGCATCATGAATCACAATGACAGAGAATTTGAACTTTGAATTTCATCCCTCCTTAAACATTTTAGCAAGTTGCTTTAAGTAATTAAGTTTCCTCCCTTGAAACCAAGGAAGATACAGCCTTGTTTTGTAAAAGCAGTTTTCAGCTAGAAAAAGTATTGGAGGATGCTTTCTTTTCCTTAACACAATCAAAAAGATATCTCCCAAAAGACGCTTCAACGGTAAAATTTGAATAGAAAACTACCCACCCCTCCACCGACGGCTCAGGACATGTGGCTACCCTTGCAAATGCAGAATCTCCCACCCATTTGGTCATTGCACATGCTAGCAGCAGCTGCCATGCCTGTGGAAAGCAAAGACTTAACGATTGCCCTGATTAAACAAGTTTAATTGCTTAGCCATTTGCCAGTCAGCCCTGTCTGTTTGATTTGAGATCGATGTTCATCTGATAaactttaattctttttattcgATAACAAGTagtaatttatttatccaaaACACCAAGCTGAAACAGCAGAAGAacgtgaagaaaaaaaagggtcaAGAGTTCATCTCAACATCAATTACTTCACCTACCATTAGCTTGAAAGATTCGATAGTTTTTCCTAATGGAAGGTTAAGATTAATGacacattttgataataagcaGATTGATCTTGTGGTTGGGCTGACAGACAGCACTCCTCTTTTGCACTAAACAACAGGCTACCACTTGTACAATTGTTTGGCAGATACGAAAAAATCAAACATTgataaagaaaattcaagtatgggaaaggaaaaaaaaagaaatactatACATTTCTTCTTTTGGGGTAAGGTATTGGCCCGACTTGATTCACCAACTCCTAGCTTCAAGTCAAATCTGAAAGCAGCTGTAACCAGGCTGTGTATGCGGGCAGCCTTTTTCtgttaaacaattaaattaatcaacaaaacTCTCTCATATGTCGCACAAGAAATATCTAAGAAACATGGAGCTTTGATGATTGAAGTCTCCTCCTTTCTTCTCCCGTTTGAAATTATTGAGGTACGGGAACAGGTTTACTTTCTGTAATCCCtttttgttttccaattaCAGCTTTGGGTTGGAATTTGCCACGAAGAGCATACCCTCTTCCCCTAGCTTCTTAGGGTCTCGGCCAGACATCACTCACTTTTCCAATACATTCTTTCACTAAAATCTTGCCATAGGATATGATCAACATTGCAAACTATTATCATGTTATAATTTGTCGCTGGTTTGGGAGATGTTTTTGCTGCTAGCAGCTTGTTCCTTTTTGTAGCAGGATTCCtgagaatttttctttttcattttttggtaTAGTATGGAAATGAAGACTTAGGGGTTAAGTTTTTGATAGGCAACAAGAATCATGGTAATTTCACATCATTCTGTGCAGTTGAAACCAAAACATTATGGGCATCTGGTACTCTTTTGACTGTCAGGAATTAGATTTCCCAAAGCCACAGGACCTGCTCGATGGCTTTCTGGCTTACGAACTTGCCGCGTGTGTCGAACGACCAACACAACTGGATTAAGCAAAACCATTCACCCTACgaataataatttgataacaACTGGGCCAGCTCTCTTGACCCTCTGCCCTGCTCTGTTACAGGGAAACTACTAGGACTAATTATTAAAGGCTGAAGCCAAGGTAGTCTGTGGTTGTTTTTGTCACTACAACACCCCCCACAAAACCACTATCAATAAAGTTAGCTGAAGACTAAAGTTTCCAGATATTATAAGTATAATTCGGTAAGCACAAACAACTGTTTTTGTACTGATCTGCTCTTTGCGCAAAATCGTAACCAGCAAAGGAAATTGGTGGTGGGCATAAAGCCCATAATTGAGCAGCAGTGTGTGGTTGTTGTAAGTGTCATAACTAATTTTTGCATGCAGACCACATTAATAAACAAGTGAAGTTTGAAACTTCTAACATTGTCTTTCTTCTAATATTTATTTAgggttctttttttaaatgggtCTTATGCATATCGTGTTTTTGACAATAGACCTcctcataattttaattatttttagccaagagaattaaaatttagataaaattatccttaatgaAATCGATCAATTTATTTGACTCCGCGTCTCAACCCGAAACCTATTAACGGGTCAAGTATGTTTAGGTTTATGCTTCAAATTGACTCATATTTTTTGAGCTTTCCTCACCAGACTATTCATCTCTGGAGTGTTCCTTattagaaagaaaaacgtttaagcattttgagcattttggagtagtttttgatacacgaagaaaacttgtgagtgttttgagcatttttaagcattttagagtgatttttgatatatgaagaaaaaattttgaacattttgagcattcatattcattaattatgttgttaaatggaatatggtgtatcgtttgaagttgttgatcttgttaaatggaattcagtagttttggtgatttttgagaattatgtgactagtttttaggcattacaTGATTGACTTTgggcattgcatgactaatttttgataaggcattgcatgactagtttctaataaggcattgcgtgactgactttgggcattgcgtgactagtttttgataaggcattgcgtgactagtttctgataaggcattgcgtgactagttgataggcattgcgtgactaactttgggcattgcgtgactagtttttgataaagcattgcgtgactagtttatGATAagacattgcgtgactagtttcttataaggcattgcatgactagttgataggcattgcgtgacttgttagtaaggcattgcgtgactagttagtaaggcattgtgtgacttaggtattacttaaaaatcagtcacgtaATGTCTAAAATCTAGTCACGTACTGCCTAAAATCAATCACGTAATgactaaaaactagtcacacgatgattaagtcacgcaatatctaaaaatcagtaaactcaattttagggttctatgaataaactaataaactcaagaatCTAAAAcacatacttttttttttgctaagccatgaaattgtccatttcataaaagataggTTACAAAACTCCATAACCCTCCAAAGCAAGAGAAAATACATCCCTATCGGGAGGCCTTGCTCACTCCccttatacaaaaaaaaaaaaaataccctctttacaaaatattccctaaacaatttcaactcaaaatcccataaaaaaaaatcaaaatccctaGCAAACATGCTTAACAATCATTCCAATCCTAGACACAACAAAATTGTGAACCACCATAAAACACATCAAATATACTTTAGCTGTTCTTTTTCCCTGAGTAAAATCGCTGCCTGCAAAGAGCAAAATTGTTGTTCATCACCCTTAAGAACCTCAAGATCCaccatccaaaaaaataaaacaaaatgagaaagagCTTGATGCCATCTTTGCGAATTGGATGGCGAGATAGACATATTGgagtagagagagaaattgagatttaattttgaaatttttatctgGATGGCGGGAAAGAGAAAACtgaaaccattttaatttgtttgaaattgtttaaagggtattattgtcaagtcatgccaaaaattgaccaaaaatagttaaaattataaaaaatgatatttttgaattgggCTTATCAGGAAGGTTATTTCTCAAAAATTCctcatttgtttatttaaacAAGGAGAGAGCTTCTCAGTTGTTACACGGTATCAGTAGGAATAACACCAACAGCTCCTTGTTTTAACAGTTCAATTACAGGTTCAAGCCTTCAACTCTGTTCCTAACAGATCAACTTCCATGCAAACTAGCTCATCCTCTTgtcaatttcatctttttttcacttaaatTTTCAGATATTACTACTATTATGATTCAATTgagaagaaattcaaattagacTTTGGTGAAGCGAGGAGAGGAGTGTTTGAGACGTTTCGACTGCTTTTAACTTCCATAGCTAAGCCGCTGGCTTATCTGAGTCAAAATGGACACGGTTGGGATACGGCGCCACACGCGGTGGCACGGTCGCGAAAGAGGCGACTAAGTGGATTTAGGCTAGAATCAACCCATGAACGTTCTTTTCTGCCAGAATCTTcttaattgatatttttattatgcattttgttttcaattcattttttatttttattttttgcttttatttatttttataacaaatatataatcagtaataaaaatataaatcaaataaacctTAATAAGAGTTCAGCACCACTTGAcccatgaaattaaaatagacttaaataacaaaaaactCTGTGACCtaaacttttattatattaaaaaaaatccttatttatttatttgtactaaaaaattatattttttattagatccatgtaaatttttaattttgttggctttatcttgttttaaaatgaCAGAATTGATTGAACTAAATATGTTCAATCAATTCACCCCTTTTGATTACTTTACTTTAAActtatctttttaataaaattttaatgtaaaattaatcattaataaatttaatacaaATTGACATTTTTTATCCACGTGACATATGACATGATCAAGTGACaactaatataatatttttccctttgttgATGTCTGTCAAAGCTTTTGCATCTTATGCACAACTTGGCATCTATTATGACACACgaaagaaaattgaattaagtcTTGGTAGcatgcaatttaaattttggaaacttatttcaaaacaatttttgaaaaaattctCACATAACTTTGaactaaatcaacatataaacAACACATAACAATAACAATTAAAcatgaaatatattaaaaaatccCAAAGAAGGCTCTACAACCACTATCAGATAATCATGCAAACATCAAGAACATAAAgcaacaaaatataaaattttcccCTCAACAAgatcaaattttgatttgtttagcATAGATATGTCTAACTAGAATTAAAAAGATCATTTAACCTTCAAACTTTGGATGTCAAAATCTCAAGGATCAAAAGCCTGATTTTCAAAACCTTCAAGCACCAAGAAGCAAAGGGTGTCACAAAGCACAAGCTATCCAAATGTTTAACTTCCCATAATAATTAATGTAAGCAACAAGTGGGAAAATCTCTAAGGGAGAGAGGGAAGAGTCTAGACCAATTGCATGATGTTAGCTAGGGGGCTCTCAAGTTTCTTCTCAAGAATGTTGAAAGTGTTTGTGCACTTGTTGTGTTCAAGGTCAGCTTAAAGACttttatttataggcaattACATTAATCCTAACACTAGTAGGATCTGCATAACCTTTAAgctatttataaaattgttctaatttaattgaattgcTTCAATTAAATCTTTGACATTCCAAACTTCTTTataattaagtccaacttaagtTCTCATTTTAATTTCCCACATAGTCACTATTAATGTGTGTGATGCATTAGGTTTTTAGCATATTTGTAATAAATACGAATTTTAATTCTATGCCAAATAAGATTAGATGAATCAAACCCTTTACATTCATCATCAATTCCGAATTGATCAATTCACATTTATAGATCAAGATTGACTTCTAGTAATGTGACATGACCCTTCAAATGTTAAGAAGATTCAAATTAAGTGGTTCGGCTCAACCTTTTAGTGCTTAGTCTTGCTATGTAATCTAATCCTTTCATCAACTAGTATcctaattaaacataaaacatGGAACAATGTCAACTCTATCGATGCCCTAACAATGTTAACTCTTGAAATTAGTCATAGACTGTTTTaatgaaattcaaaaactcctttctaaatatttattctATCTTGGAAAAGGGTTTTATTACGTCATTTCATGTCAAGAAGCAATAGGATATTCCCTTTAGAATCAGCtagggtgatgaatcctttaTTAGACATTCTTTTATATGCATATGCTTCATGCTAAACCCATCCATCCCATTGTACATCTTTGGTTAGGATTGCATAAGACAAAATCAAAGTATAATAGTCCATATACAAGATACCTTGATTATCTCAAGCATATTGATCACTTACACAATTGTCATATGACTATAAGTTTTCATGGCACttaagtgaaataccaaaGGAAACTCACTACCGACAAAACATATGTTATttttagtgaacttgttcattcactacaaaaaaaaaaaagagttttattgatagaaaaaattttgttaggAAGTTCTGTCAGTAACTACCGACAAAACATATTGATGGAATGAATTCCATTGGCAAAACAAAGGCATGCAACGCAAAGATATGATGTGAAATTTACCTTCAAAATATTTCTATCAGTAATGTCTTCCCTGACGGATTTTACTGACCACATTATTGACGGAATGTTTGGTTGgtaattttgttgaaatatCGATGGAATTGTTGATGCAATGTTTTACGGTTGGAGGATTGGTCCATTATCAATGGATGTATCCGTTTGAGAGGTATTGTGAGCCACatgtaattattaatttttattaatttgacaaTTAGAATATGACATGGAATGCTGATCTTTAGATACTTACATTATcgaaaaaaaaggtgaaaaattaAGCATCCGTGAAAGGATACATTTGTTAAGCATATATCATCgatgaaatatcatcatttGGTTAAATGTACTTTGAACGTACAATCCCAATAAGAATGAACCAGGTCCCAAGGAATGATGATGGTGGAGATGTTGATGAAGCTAGTTGTCTGTCGATTTTCACTTATCCCAGTCAACGTTTAGGTCAATTCGAAAAGTGTCAATACTTAGAAAGGGATGAGTTCTATGTTGCCGAACTACATGTATTAATGAACTGTGAGGAGATATTATCGTACATTGAGTAAGTATAAGATTAACCattaatttagaaaattgTGAATTGAGAATGGTATTAATTCGTGATTTATGTTCCTATTATCTCCAAGATGTTTGACGATATGGTTAAAAGAGAATAGTACAGTATTTTCGATAAGGAATTGGAAAAAGTCTGTGATGCATCATTTCGTAATTGGTGTAAACAATATTTAAGTTATATTTAACAAgtcaatttgattttgttaatttaatacttctattaaaaagataagcttaaagtaaaactaccaagaggggggtgaattggttatttagtaaaaaatcttcttttttagtaaattagttcatatatgaaagaatgaaacaataaaatagagTATAAACTTAAGTGTTCTTTTCAAAGATATCCCTCATGCATAaggtgtttttgaaaatagcctgccctataattttaactatttttagccaagagaaattaattttggataaaattaccTTTAATGAAACTGACCCATATATTTGGGTTAGTTTTTTATCATTGCAATTACTTAGCTTTCCTTGACAGAGCATTCATCTTTAGAGCATTTTTTGCTAGAGCATTCCTCATCAGGAAGAAAAACCTTTGAGCATGTTGAGCATTTTGGAGTAGTTTTTGATCCACGAAGAAAAACCTTTGAGCATTTTGAGCCTTCCTTAACAGGTAGGTATATTCGTTGATTATATTGTTAAATGGAATAATATGTGTtatttgaagttgttgattttgttacATGGaatttgatagttttagtGGTTTTTGGGTTGAACGTTGATAGGGCATGTGTGATTGGTTGATAGGGCATGCGTGAGTAGTTTTAGGCATTGGGTTTAAGCATTTTAGGCATTGCACGACTGGTTGATAGGGGATTGCATGATTAGTTTTTAGGTATTACGTGACTGGTTGATAGGGAATTGCGTAGTTGGTTTTTAGAGCATTGCCTGATTGGCATGTAGGCATTGGGTGAtcaatttttagatattatgtgactagtttttagagCATTGCATGAGTAGTTTTTAGGTATCACATGATTGGTTGATAGACATTGTGTGACTGGTTTTTAGtcattacgtgactagttaCATGACTAGTTTGCAGGGCATTGCGTCATTGGTTTTTAGGCATTATGTGATTGTTTGATACAACATTACgtgattgattttttgttattgCATGATTGCTTGATAGGGCATTACGTGAttgatttttaggcattgcgtgattgGATGAtaagcattgcgtgactgattGATAGGACATTGTATGActggtttttaggcattgcatgactgcttgataaggcattgcgtgattgGATTTTAGTCATTGCGTGACCTATATTAAGCTTTTTTCCTCGTTCTCCACATACACCTCTTTTTCCactttgaactttttttttgttcaacattttattttctcttttttgtttctttctttttcatcaaatttcacaCCTCAGAACTTATTTCTTTGTATTGTAAGTAGATGGGTGATTTTTATCactaatttttgaatttttgaatttttcaacaatttcacCTTTTTCTACCTTCTCATCAACTAGCTCAATACACTTCCTAAAACAATACAGATGCTTAGGAGTGAAGGTTgtaaaattgagaattttatcttaaGGCTAGGTTCCATTATTATGTGGTTTAAcaaggaaaagggaaaaataggCTTAAAAGGGTTTACTGGAAGCAAAATTTAACACGGTTAGTTTAAAAGGCTCAAACGGTCCAAATATGGCATAAATCATCTTCTTAAATAAGTATTGCCTAGGATTTCGCCTTAAAAGAGAATCAAgtaaattctaaaattcttgacataatctaaaattcacaTAAATATAATTCTTCTTTAGATATGCACAATAATTCAAAGCAAAAGATATAGTGCTCAATATATGTGGAAATCACATCCTAACAATGATActaaacaaaagaatttagcATGAACCAAACAATATCCATATTTTCCAAGAGCTAAAGATACAAGACAACTAAATTTTCATCATTGGATAAGGaaatcaatgaaaaatttgacATTCATTATTCTAAAtcctaaaattttcaaacaatcATAATGAAAAGTAAATGACAAACTATCCtaattaacttaaaagttaaataaacttgcaaataaaattaaatcctaAATTTCTATAAAATATCCACCATCAGAAAACTATTTGCTCCCCCAAAACTTAGATcaaacattgtcctcaatgttagaaaaataaagaaaaggtgAAGGAATACTCCTTTAGTAGGTAGATGATTCTTGAGAAGCTTCAGTCTTCCTCTTGATCTTCCTCATTATCACCAATACCTATGGgaggtaaatttttttttttactacaaaaagaaaataaataaagattaatatagaaatataaataaataaaataaaaataactgaaaagagaaaatatgaGTTTCGaaagcttgggttgcctctCAAGAAGCACTTCTTTATAATCACTAGCTTAACTATGGTACCCCTTTCTGCACTTTTTCACCACCATAATAAGGCTTGAGGCTTATTCCATTAGCCATGAATGTTCTAGCAACCTCACTAGCGATTTCTATGATACCACAAGAATAGACCTTAACCACTTTAAAAAGACCCAACCATTTTGATTTGCGTTTCCGTGGAAAAAGCTTGAAGCATGGATTGGAAAGTAACAAAACTTGTTGTCCAACCTTAAAATTTGTTGTAATTATAATTGGAGGATAATCCTTATGAAATTCCTTTTTAGCCAACTTATCAATTGAATCCACTTTATAGCAACTATGTGTATAGGGATGCTTAGTTGCattgaacaaattaaacaCTACTTCCTCTTGTCCAACTTTGAAAGTTGTTTTGCCATTCTTCCCATCTATGATTGCCCTTGCTGTAGCCAAGAATTGTCGTCCCAAACTAAAAGGAATTTGTTAGCACATCAGATAATCCCTTAGTTTA is drawn from Theobroma cacao cultivar B97-61/B2 chromosome 4, Criollo_cocoa_genome_V2, whole genome shotgun sequence and contains these coding sequences:
- the LOC18601169 gene encoding uncharacterized protein LOC18601169, whose product is MEVHARAPVIAKRLWNVLRITFFMIRKGLISKRKLMMDMNLMMKRGKLLRKSLSNLVSHHHHSKRVTRGSFGLQEYEFSCSNSPNPVFFHVPKRKHHNYFPCINPPEVIEEEDDDDDQQHLEQEPKAVVLVPKTPEYTFNFRFDASEFAPGEKRSPLLSPFSVRVSNYSSEDETDGRNRQVDDEAEEFIKRFYEQLREQSRIQLLQ